CTAGAATCTATATTATTTGTTTAATAggacaaatcaaacaaaatgacATATACACAAACCAAACTACTTCGGTCAATAGACTCCTATGTATGATATCAGTAGCTTACGTTTTGTTGGAAATGAACAAAGAATATATTCCAGTTACTCtggagaagaagaaaggaaaagatgAGGTGACGTGAGTGACTcgtccaaaattttttttttaactagacaattctctctctttctctctctcttctccaatTTTCGACAACTCCgttaccataattttttttcccacaaatcaactgaaacaatttttttttccttctatttcagCAACAGCATTGCCACAAATCaattgctacaattttttttcttcaattttcggCAACTTCATTGCCTAAATTACTATTAATCTTCAAAATtcactctattttttttcctctattttcggcaacttggttgccataattggtttttttttttttttttctttttccctcccattttcggcaacttggttgccacaattcatattttctctctcctcactccCCTAGAATTTCGGCAACTTagttgccacaattggtttctTTTCAGCCACTCCTCTTTCGGGCACTTCACCTGGCAACTGGGCAGCAAATTCGGGCAGtaagaatttcggtaatgagatTACTGAAATTCAAATCCTTCCATCACGTCACTTgacttttctctctcatactttttgttagaatttcggcaacactgttgtcaaaattcactatctttcttcattttgccaaataactttgaacaatACCTATAACGCCAATAAACTCAGTTTTCTGCAATATTCAGCCAAAAGACTCATTCCAACTGCCCTCTATGTGATCATAGGAGTTGCAAAAAAGGGCACATATGCCTTCGACATAATAATTTTGCTACCTGTTCCGATTAGAAATAGGTCATATATATTACTCAATCTCAACTTTGTTTCTGGTTAGAGCCAAACTGAAGCATAAGGCTTGCCTAAGTATCTCAACTGCCCTAACAGTGGTCAGAGAGTAtctcacaaacacaaattttaatCTACAGGATAAAACTCTTATTTCAGTTTATAATTTACAACTCAAAACACTATCTGCTGTATACATACAGATACCTACCCTCTGTAGTATAAGATTGTAATCAGATACACACTACTATCCTTATATCACACTAAATGCCTATGTCTCCATACTCAACCACCAACCCTTATATCCAGAGTCCAGTTCATCATCTTTACCAAGGGCCTGTCAGAGTCCTTCTCAAGCATTGTCTTTTACCTCCCCACTGCCGATTCATTGTGTCTAATTTCTGCAAAAACAAGTAGATAAAAAGAGTTGCTTAGCCTCCAGCTCTACCAGTAATATTAATCAGCAAGTGTCGGTGCATTTTCATAATTTACAACAATAATCTGTTTAAGCAACAAAATGAAATCTTGCTTCACTTGTTAAGTTAATGAATTAGTGAACTGGTTTTGTTTCTGAATATGTGCGTGCacgcatgagagagagagagttaaataTGCATTTTCTTGTGAATTCTATTTCCTGACTGCCACCTTATTTGGTTCATGACTCTCACCCTTGGTCATGGTAATTTATTTGTAAGACGCATCTTTAAATTCAGTACTTCATTGCTTTCTCATATACAAAGTGTATACAACATAATGCATAAAGGTCTTGAATGTGATTCCCATCAATTGTTAAGTAGCAACTTGTTAGACAAGAAATACTAACGTTGTCCCCAAGGTATAGGCTTACTGCCAAGAAAAATAGgtgccaaaaaaaatttgattttactgataagccttcttctttttttatcaaaaaaatgattCTCAATAACAAGTTTTGTTTCAGTACATCCACTCTTTTAATGCGCTATTTTCAGTATACATTGACAAGAACTAAAAACTCTTAACCATTAAGCTGCCACAGATTCAAATGGAAGAAAAAGATGTCTACTCTAAGAAATACCCTTTTTATGTAGCCTGCTAACTTGTAAGAAAGATCGTGGACACAATGGAGCGATTTGTTCACTGAAACCCTAAAGAGTGTGGATTGTTACGGGTATATGAAAATGTGTTTTGTTGTTTGATCGAATACTCtgtatcaaatataaaaatgtaagaTAACGAGACAACTCAAGGGGACATCTACCTGGTTTTTCTGcatttcaataatttcttcCTGCAAAAAAACAGAATAAGATCAAATTAGGTCTCTCACAaccaaaattaccaaataaatgaccaagatttttttttttttgttgttaaagaTACCTGTTTTCTCTGTAATTCTTGGTTCATTTCTTTAAGTTTTGCAACTTCTGTTTCCAGTTCCAAGGTATAGGTCTACCAGAAACCCAAAAGAGAAACAACTTCTATAAAAAAACATATCGAAATCTCATAAATTTATATAGCCATTTCTGAGACACGATTCAACAAAATATCTTcactttcaaataaataaaatcacaatgatatggactttttttttcctaagttaTATGATTTAGCCTTTTAGACATTAGCCAAGTTAATATGGAAGagatttacttttttttcctatttatgAGATTTATGTTATACCGGCTGTCTAAGTGGACACTTCACTTGATTGTCTCCCAAAAGCCACAAGTTACTACAGATCCTAGAAGCCAGATCTGTGTAGTAGCTTTAGAAATCATTGGCTGCAATGTTTATCTTGGGACTGTTCTAGGTGGAGAAGCCTTCCTGCtgcatcaatttcttttttcatcaatatttttattataagtaaTTAAACTGtagaaatacacacacacagaagATCCCCAAATTATTACTATCTGAAATTAAGGAGATAACAAAATCAAGAAATGAAGAGCACTACAAGCATCCAGTTATACAAAAACCTCATGAAACATGAACTTAGTAAATTTAATATAAGTTTGAGCTGTTGAAGGTCCTTTTGTTTCACTTTCTCCATAAACAATAGTTTTACTGCTGCTATTCACTAAAGCCATATATTCTCTCAATTATCAGATAGAAACGACTATGGATAGagtattataaattaaaataaacttcATATTAGCTGTAGCCCTGCACTTGCATTCTATATGTATTTTAAGGATATAAAGTTATATAGGACTTTAAACCACACCAAAATACTTGCTACAGGGGTTAATTTTTATTACACAATTGGCAGGCATAAAAAAGCAAACATAGTAGAGAGTGAATTGTTGTAGCCCAATGGATCTTAAAGTTTTTCTATCAGAAACCCAAGTCTCACCAGGCTTAAATCTTTCCCATAATCTCCATTGGTACAATTACAAACAGGCCTCTAGTCTAGAGTGCTTAGCCCAAACACCGAAGTTTTAGAAAGAAAAGCTTAGGATACGACCACTCATGACTCATGACTCATGACATGCCCAATGTCCATGTGCCCCTCTTTATGAACAAAAATGGCTACCAACCTTATATTCActcctttttagtttttacgTTGCTTGAAGTTGAAGCTCTTTGAAACAATACCCAgttcaaaacaaaacccaaattgtgataatagtgaattgtGAATCCACGCAAATGGAAACTCCAATTCCCAGttcaaaacaaaacccagaaatgGAATCATCACAAACCAAACAGATCTTCCTCCTGTCAGGTCAGAGCAACATGGCCGGCCGCGGAGGCGTAACCAAACACCACAAATGGGACGGCGTCGTTCCACAAGAGTGCCAACCCAACCCCACCGCAATCCTCCGATTCAGCGCCACGCGCCACTGGGAGGCGGCGCGTGAGCCGCTCCACTCCGACATCGACACCAAGAAGGTTTGCGGGGTGGGGCCCGGGGTGTCGTTCGCCAACGCGGTGAGGGAGCGCGTGGGGGTGGTGGGGCTGGTCCCTTGCGCTGTGGGTGGGACCGCCATAAAGGAATGGGCGCGTGGGGAGCAGTTGTACGAGAGCATGGTGATGAGGGCGAAAGAGAGCGTGAAAGGTGGTGGAGAAATCAGGTGTTTGCTTTGGTACCAAGGGGAGAGTGACACGTCGCATCAGCATGATGCCGAGGCGTATCAGGGGAACATGGAGAAGCTCATCGGCAATGTGCGCGAGGATCTCGGTTTGCCTTCTCTTCCAATTATCCAGGTTATTAGCCTTGCATTGCATTGCatgttttaatatttacttTGGTCtctattcaaatttcaaagctaATTGACTCTTTCTATATAGAGATGTTAATGTTTCCATATACTCTAACTCAATTGACACCAAGTCCAAGTGTTAGGGAGAAATTCAAGTACAAGGGTTAGCAGCATATTGGCATTTGGTTAGttcaatatgaaaataataaattcatttcACACCCAACTACATTAGTTTAGTTTAtatgaaaaacaataaattgaTACAGACAATTTCACACTTACTTACCTAATTTGCCAAGTTTTGATTGAtgcatgataaaaatattatacatttaTTGCAAATGTGTGTAACATTGTACATATTTTGCGTGtctataatattaatttacatTGTTAGTATAATGTAAACTAAGAGTTCTTCATGGAAATATGTACTGACATCATTAACTTCTCTTCTTTAGAGGCTTGTAACTTTTTATGAGACTTGTAACTAAGTGACATTGACTGCTCTTCTATACTTGGAAAACCGAGATTCAAAAAATTCCCCAAATTTTAAAAGCAGTCCAATGTTCCAGATGTGTATATAATTACAGACTaagacaaggaaaaaaaaaaaggatggaaTAAGTTAGCTTTTGTGGCACCCACGGTTGCTAGGTGGGATCATTATGGACCTGTTTAGGTCGCAcctaaaatttcattattacGGGGATAGTAAATTTGGTTCATCATATTTTGTACTGATTGCGATGGAATTATACAGGTTGCAATTGCATCAGGGGATGAAAAGTACATAGAGAAAGTTAGGGAAGCACAATTCAAAATCAGTCTCCCAAGTGTTGTATGCATTGATGCCAAGGGTCTTCCACTCAAGGAAGATAATCTTCATCTAACCACAGAGGCCCAGGTTAAGTTGGGCCACATGCTGGCTGATGCATATCTCACCAATTTTGCTCCACCTCAAATTCTTCCTCCTCATCCTTGACTTCAAACAATGAGGAATCCATCCTCTCCCCTCCTTTCAGGTTTTGCAAGTGGTTTTCCCTTTGATGAGCTTTAAAGTTTCATGACGATGGGCTTGTTTTGTTTACATAATTTGCTTCTCTAAATTGATACTAAACACAATAAATATGATGACAagacaaatttcacaatattgtTCGCAACAACTGAGAGGTAAATTGTGATTGGCATACAATAGAAATGATGTTGTTGTActtgttctcaaaaaaaagtatCATTATTGTTCTAAATATgtcgaattttttattttttcagctTTGTTCGGGTATATTGGGCCTAAGTATGTAGCATTTATTTTGGTTTGGTGGGCACTTGCCCAAAAACAGAGTGATAGATGGGCCTCGGTGTTTACATCAGAAAGAAGTGAAAATTTTCCAGCATTCTATGgactttacacacacacacataccaaaGAAAAGTCTTCTAGTATAACATCGTAGTCCTTGTATAAGGTAATTCATATTGATTGAAAAGGCTGTAGGCACTCCAAGCCAAAAGGTGGGATGGCTAATTTATAGTAAACCAAAGAACACTCCCTTACAAACTGGTACAAATGTAACAAATCGCATGAAAGGGAAAGGAAGACCTGCTCTAATAGACTAATACCAAACCAAAGTAAAAGACTGCAGCATATGCGTCATCTAGTACATTGAGTAGAGAATGCCCATCTCCATAAACCCATTCACAAAATCCTAAAATGTTGCACAGCAAAGAATTAAGAAAAAGTATGTTGGGGAATAGTACCTGACCATCTAAGTGAAAAGCCTAGAATAGAGCTACAACAATGGAATGCAATAACTCGTTGGACCAAACTCCAATATGTTTGAAGAACTTTGAACAAGTAAAAATCTTTTCTACTGCTACAAACCTTTGGCGCAATGGTCATTGTACGAGTATAAGTATTTGTGAGTTGTAGGGGTCAAAAGCTGAGGTTTAAGACTCCAAAAGAGAGTGTCACATACATAtgcacttaaattaggctaaaataaaattttatctcataccaaaaaaaaaaaacaattattttttgttttgtatagCAACTAGCATAACAGAAGATCTCATAAAAGGAGTAGGGTCGACTCTAAACATTCTGAGGGCTAAGAGAACAACCAAATTGaggcattttttgttttttatttttttttagaaagtttcaacttatgacgttcgctcctaatgatagctttttatcatcaaaccaaaacaccaatcagttttgtatttaaatattaaaaagtatttatttaatattttataaaattatttattataaagtataattttgagtttgagtttgaagaATAAAATCTTCTTGATAGTATGATTGATCCACTAACTAAATCAAGTGGTTGAGTACAATCTAAACAATAATGcatatatattagattaaacacaaatattatatattatttctaagtgtcaagagtcttgtaacttaattagTTGGCACCTCctagtattttcaaaaaaattgaaaaatagttgATTAAAGGTTTTCAAGTCGGTCTCTATCAAACCATGATAAtgttattgtaagtgcacaattgcacctggacccaaagacaattatgggctcaggcccaatgagccttaaacaatgaaatttgtagaatgtgggcttgaaatctagatttgaggtactgagaacttgataacagactatggtgtgcaaacacttgtaaacaatgaatgataattgcagatggacctcctcggacgtgagccgaggactacttcagtattatttctctttctttcttaaaggttacaattcttttCTCCCTCCCTTGGTTACAGACTGCCCCCCCTAAATACTTCTTCCCCtaatgctttatccacgtgtcgctcaaatcccctcccctctagatatttcttctcttagtgcctttgaatagtaaccagaagtttcagttctactgttcaggggtcacttccccattaatgcggtcaggaaggtaggtgcagagtctttaatgtggaggtggcagcctttgctcatgatatttttctaacactggtgtatctagaaggttcagggtttccccctcttaaccaacagtctttccggaattctgccttgaccttcgtaatgaatctccgagttctcttgggtctgtccgaggagaaactcaccctcggatgtgtcctcggaccctcggcgtatgggctgATTCATAgtaagaacagatcggccctccttgctagagcccaaaggcccaaatgcccgcttgggtccttttactccccacagttataatcatttaataattaactaaaatacaaaataaatgtatttaatttgtaaaaattagcaaaatagactgaaaaatatctaaagaaatttaaacaactttcaaatgaaatttttcactttttttttttttataaaatagaaaattattaaaaaaaagttgtatttaGTAATCCTTCAAGTATAAAGTATTTTAAGTTATAATAAACCAATTTTCAAAATAGATTCATAAAAAGCATATTCACATGCAGAAGCATAATTCTTAAATCACAAATAAATTtagcaaatatttttttccattcaaTTCAAACAATTTGTAATTTCTATCACCTTTGGATTGTTCAAAGCGgttttaccaataaaaaattttggctAATATTTGATCATTTAGGGTCTAGAACTCTAGATTTGGCCAAAGCATGCTAAAAGGCCGAAGCAAGTATCTTGGTATAGACCATGTGTTATGTGCTAGACTTATTAGTTGGATTGTTGATTCAcctattttattttgggaaagAATTTGCTGCAATCTTCTATATAGCAATTGCTGCATATAGGTAAGGTGACAGCCTAAGAGAAGTAACTAGTGTCTAAGGGTAATGTGCATAACTAGTTGCACATGACCAACTTAAACCATGATTTAGTGTCACACTCTTGAGCTATCACTCTGCCCTGTATGCAGCATTTGCAGCAAATccactctcttttattttttattgactcTACCTTGCATTTTATAATAAGTCTAAAGaaagattattttttatagttaattTGGCCAAAATACATAAttgatttgtaaaattttcttcttctcgaaaaaaaaaaaaagatttgtaaaGTTTTCTTACTAAAATGTCTTTGAAGGTTGAAACGAATGATGTTGGTCTGATTGGGAAAAAACTAATTAGGggtaattacagtaaacccacgTGCTTAAGCTCAAAGTTACTTTGCCTACTCGTGATTTAAAAAGTATCACTTTACCCATCTCGGATTTactctatttgttttttgtaacccacctctgttaaaaataagagtaaatatgtatttttgcactccttttatgtctctctcctttcaacacaaaatcaaaagaaaataagattaaaagaagtaatttgtaaaaaattagaaacttgACTCAAGAACTCTAATACATCACAAAATGTCATTGCAACACTAAGAAGAAAACAACACAAAAGGGAAAATATACTAACTCTTAACTCTATCCATTGTTTCTTCTTAcctgattttatttatttcttaggCTTTCTCTATCTCTCCTCTCCCTCTCTTTATCTCTTTGTTTTGTCTTTGTCTCTTTCATCTCTAACTCTGGTTCACATTGGTGGTAGCTTTAGGTCACGGTGGGGATAATGGAGGAGCACAAGAGTGGCggtatgggtttgggttttgattggTGGAGGAGCACAACTTCCTTGAGTCTAGGTTTGAAGGAGAAGCGTGACATAGGGGTTGTTATGGTCGATTTTAGATTTTGGGTTGCTGGGATGGTCACACCTTGGTTGCGATGTCTTAGtaacggattttttttttagagagttgtAATGTAATGAAATAAATGGGTAAAGCCAAACTAATTAATTATCAttaattcatataaaaaaattatcattagatGTCCGCTCTcataatcaaaataaattttcttcataatttgAAAGTGGAGATATGCTAGGGACATTAATTTTGATACAACTTTATGACATGACTCACTACATGGCAAGTTACGATTGGTAAGAATATGTTAGTGAGCCATGTGGAAACACATCCTTATCAATCACAATTCACAACTCACCATTAGCACAAAATTAGGCCCCGTTTGGTAGAGCattttaaacatatattttcagtttttaaacaatattaaacacatttttatatatttttttacttataggtatttcaaaaaattacaaacaatattattCAAACTCACCTATGCTTAGAGGACGTTTGGATTCAGCTTTTGCGTTTCTACGTTTTgcgttttcacttttttttttcttttttttttttgctgcagcTGCAGTGGACAAATGCGCACTGCGCGCACTGTGCGTGTACTATGCGTGTACTGTTTACGtactattttatcaattttttattaaaaatgggttccgcattactatttatacatttaaaaattattttactacagtgttttcagttttcaattttcaacgataaatttaatccaaacggacccttaatgtTTGTCGCATTTCTCGCTTTAAAAGGGAACAACTAGTACACGAATCCAATTACTCATCTCCTTTTATGGTCCAATcgaaaatgatatatttttttttttttaagcctcaCCAACTCAAAGCATATGCCATGCCCATACGGGTCCCACAAAGTACTAAAATTTGATAAGTCATACTATGCGGTACAAGTACTGAAATTTATGTTGCTGTTGGAACGATTTCCTGCCACGCGACTTGAAGGGCGTGAACGATGATGCATCCCAAATATTCTTCACCAACCCTAAACCAGTTTTATGactgattttttgtttttgtttgtgtgtatatattatatatatatatatatatataaatttatagtaattataagaaaaaaattatagtatatTAGAAGGATTTTACATGTATATCCTTAAGGTTTTACCAATTTTAggaaactttatatatatatatatatatatatatatatatatatatatatattaaaaaaaagactattttttaaaaaaaatttcttaaaatgaattaaCCGACCCATATTAAGAATGGGCTAAAATAAGCATATCAAGTCTAGGTGATGATAACTGATCGTTAGACTTCccataaatatacaaaatatagTGTGTTGAGTAAGTCcgatatacacaaaaaaaaaaaagtttactacTAGAAGTTCCTAAAACAGCAAAAGTAACTACATTTGTTTGCTTACACATAGAAATAGAATAGATGTACTAAGAGTATCTCCAACAGATTCatcaaatttttgtattatttagagaaaaaaacagtgacatttagttattacatacccactttttcaaatacattttccaACAGATTATCTATCacattctctatctcatttaaatattatttcttcattcattcattgttatttttttaacaactacacatcttccaacatttttttattcaatatttgattattataatagaaaaaaaaaacatttgaagaatgAATAGTAGCCCATCAGATTTGATAAGTTACTGttcatgagcaaaaaaaaaaaatcaaagtataGAGAAGCTGTTGGAAGTTAGTTTTATGGTCTCATTCTCTATTATAGACAATATTTTACCTTTACATATACCATTGAAGATGCTCTAACGCGTCAGAAACGAGTCTACGAGTAACCACAACAAAAGGAAGGCTGGTCAGTTGTGAGGTGTCCACAAATTAAGCTGATCTGGCCATGGGCAAAGCTGGTAATTAGCTCAGTTTCCTTAAATTAGTAACCCTGAACCAAAAACATATTTGTGCTTAACTTGATTAACTCCTCTGAGTAATTCTTTAAGTACACCAGAATTTGAAGAATGAACCACCACCAACTAGGAGTTGATAAGGAATTAATactgtttttgagttttgacatgTTAAACATTTAAACCCGGACTGATTGGTGCATAAAAAACCACCACAGTTTGATTggccagattttttttttttttaatgagtgaGACTTTAACCTCAACATCCtagggaaaagagaaaaatttgAATATGTGCAAGTGTGCAACTTGTATTTTGTTACTGATAACGAGTCCAAAATAGGGTAACAAGAGATGTTGTATTTGTACtctgctttctttttttcttttctttttttaagaaatatttgtaCTTTATGGTCTATTCGAGAACAACTTATTTGgatggaattaaaaaaaatttttattgaaagtattacagataaaaataaaaattagctaaaatagtagAATGAGATttataaatagtacaaaaaataaactgaatagtagcaaaaataagtaaaaCACAATCCACTTCTTAGTTCTTACAAGTGAATAAACCAAACAAGACAAATGGtcaattatatttgaaattttgaattagtCAGTAGGACTATTGAAATTTTGCTCTATTTATGTTATAGACTTCAGTGCATGTTTTGACAATCAATTGGCTAGTTTTTTTGGCTTAAACTTTCTATTATTTGAGCTAGTATCTCATGCACCAAAAGCATGAGACCAGCCTCTCACAGGTAGGTGAGCCCCGCACATGTGAGGTCTACTTGCTTGTGAGAGGTAAGTCTCATGCTCTTGACACATGaaagatttttttcctattatttttgggtacttttttatttcttattttataaagttttaacctatgacgtcTACTTCTGATGATtatgctctttattatcagatcaaaatatcaattatcatcaaatcaaaacaccaattgatttttggtgtaggtggtgattgaatcccaaat
This portion of the Castanea sativa cultivar Marrone di Chiusa Pesio chromosome 7, ASM4071231v1 genome encodes:
- the LOC142643125 gene encoding putative carbohydrate esterase At4g34215, which translates into the protein METPIPSSKQNPEMESSQTKQIFLLSGQSNMAGRGGVTKHHKWDGVVPQECQPNPTAILRFSATRHWEAAREPLHSDIDTKKVCGVGPGVSFANAVRERVGVVGLVPCAVGGTAIKEWARGEQLYESMVMRAKESVKGGGEIRCLLWYQGESDTSHQHDAEAYQGNMEKLIGNVREDLGLPSLPIIQVAIASGDEKYIEKVREAQFKISLPSVVCIDAKGLPLKEDNLHLTTEAQVKLGHMLADAYLTNFAPPQILPPHP